The DNA region AGAGAGGATCTGCAAGTACAAGCTGTATGTAGACATAAAATGCGGGAGATGCCCAACTATTCAACCTGCCTGGGCAGATGCTGCCTTCACACAGCCGGAGCCAGCCAACAGAAAGTCAGGGGGCTGAGccgcagcccagaaagcagcaggggaTAGCTCGGGAGGCTCTCCGGCACTTAATACCACCTTTGTATTTTGGATTTACGAGTCCAGACCTTTGAGTGTAATTTCACTCAGCAAGCACCAGTAGTACATGAGTGTAATGAAAACTTGCACATATCCACAGGAGCACTGTGAGCACCACCAGGCTTTGCAATATCACACAACGCAAACTGCTGGTGCCTAAATCAATATCTGTCAGCGCTCAACGACAAAGACACAGCGCTTCAGACGTGAAAAGATCAAACCTTATCAGATTTGCCACTTGTCCAGGCAACCCAGGCTCTGGGATGCAGACTGATTACACCGAAGAGATACACCATTATGTTCCACACGCTGCAGCTGGGAGGCACCAGGAGGAAGCCAGCATCTGGGACGTGGAGCCTTTGCTTTAATTCGCCTGAACAGATCAGCAAACGGCTCACCCTGGGCTGtggcacagccacagctctccCACCTGTTGCTCTCCTGCGACAAGGATCACGTTGTGCGGTTTACTGTTCTCCCTCCAACTGGCCACCATCCACACTCTTCTGTATCGAGCTGCACCTCTTGCTCAAAAGATGAGAGCGCCAGGCCTTCTTCTGATAAATGTTAGTCGCATTCCCAAACGTGCACATAGAGTGAGGGGATGACTTTCAAATGCCAACCAACATCCCAGGGAACTCTGCTGGTTTTCTTTGAGTGGGTTTCTGTCAATGAGGCtaaaaaaggcaattttccaTTGGACAGTTACTGGTTATTGAAGATGCAGAAGTTGTCTCTcattttctgaatctttttgtgttttaatgaaACAACTCTTCTGTGATTGAGAAGCCCCATTTGTTACCAGCCTCACGAGAGAGCTGGCACCGAGATTCCAAAAACCTCGAAGTGGGCTCTCAGCCGCGCTGCTGGACACTGACcccacagccactgctgctACCACATTATCACTGACCCGAACTGCTGCAGGCCGGCCCCAAAATTTCAGTATGTTTCAATGTGGATAAGAGATCTCTTGCAGACAAATAACAGACCTACCTGCTAGATTCAAACAAACAGCAACTAACCCAGAATTTTAAGGTTTCACACCTCAAATacttttcaattttcattttttcaaaaatcattttttgccatttgcttttaattcagcACTAGGATTCCACATCCTCCTATGAGATTTACAGTAAAATcatcaaaatgcagcaaaatgtTCAGCTCCTGAACATGCACCATTCTTCTTAGGTGGCTCAGCACACTGTAAAACCAAAGCACAGTCATCTGGTGCATAATTAGTGCACCAGTCTTACTTGTAAAATGAGGGAGGCACCGGGAGCTTACCTAACTAATCTGAAAATGTAAGATGCTCATTGCCTGTAATCACTGTCTTTATCATCCTTGATAATTACTGATAGGCACCAGATGATGCTACCTCTCTGACAGTGAGAAGCACCTGGAAACGCAGCACAGGCAGAGCAGTGGGAAAGCTGCTGAAAAGGGCTGGTTTTGGACAATTAAAGAGATTCGTTGCGGGAGTTTGGAGGTGTAAGATAAAAACGAGGGCACAGGAAACCTCAGGAATCCAGCAGGGCCGTGGTGATGCCACAGATCCAGCGGTAGAGCCGGAAAAAAGATACATGCTCAAAGGTTATGGACATGGATCAAAACAGATTGTGTCGTGGCAGTTGAACAACTTCGCAGCCATTGTCCGAAGTGCAGTGAAACACCATGAATGTTTTTCACTCACACTGCCTCCAGTGTACAACCCCCGACCAGCACTAAGTCACAAAGCTGCAACAACTCACTCGTTCGGCTGTGTGTCCACTCGCCGGGATCCTGAGCCTTCCCAGCCATTCATCAAAGCAGGGGAGCACCGGGTTTACACAACTTTGGGTCGATCTCAGAGAGGCACAGTGGAAATGCACTTTGTGAATTTACCACTACAAAGCTGATGTTTATAACTATCTGCTTATTTTTCATTGCTATCACAAAAAAAGTTGCACACTAAGCCACCCACATTGAAGAAATGCATCTCTAGAAGATCTGAACTCCTAGGAGGTAGGAAAGCACAGGAATTCAGGGTCTGCATTCCCCATCTAAGCACAGCTCTCTGGAACAGGTCCATGCAGAGCTCTGAAGATCAGCCTCCAGATCACTGGGGCAGAAGCATTTCAGCCCACCATGAGGAGTCCGTGTAAGCGTGCACACACAGCTGGGCTAAGGATTCTGCTGTCAAAGTGCTGGTTCTGCCTAATTGAAGCTGGCTTTGGTGGCAAGGTTCCGTTTGTGTCCTACCATTATTCCTCCTAGTGAAAAGACAGCCACTTATTGCTCATACCTGAGCTCTCAGACTGAGTCCCCAGGCCCTTCCTTGCCCTGAAACACTCAGCAAATCTCTCTAATTTGGGGTAGTAGGAGATAGTGCCTTGCACCTCTCCTTGGGTCTCAAGGAGAAGGGAGTTGCTGGAGAGAAACCAAAGCTGCTTCTCAATCTTGCCAGTCACATTTTTGCGTTTACCAGCTCAGTTGGTATTGCAGTTTAGCAAAGGGTGGGGAATGGCCCTCATCCAAAGCAGAACACTGCTTCTGGCAAATGCCGGCAACAGGTATTTCAAGTCTGCCTCTTAGCTATTCAGATGCTGTACTGTTTGACGTGCTGTCCATCATGGAGTCATATTTTAACTTCACTTTTCACCCCCCCGATCTTTTCTGGCCTCGGAAACATAACACAGAGATGAAATCAGCCAAGGGCATTAAgggggtgaaaaaaaaaagaaaaaaaaaaaagatggaaaacaaattATGGGAACATCTCTACAGCTTACAATGTACCGAAGAACACAATCTGCACATTTAAACATAACTTATTTCAGTAGTGAGAAGTGGGTTTTGCCTAATAGCACAACATTCTCCACTGGGCTAGAAGTGACAGCGCATGATGGAATTAAAGTACATTTcaactgaagaaataaacaaagttACTTCTAATAACTCCAGGACGTTGTCCATTCACACACCGTGCACACCCCAGAAGTTTAACGACGTCACATTTGAAACACAAAGGGaagcaaaaagaagcaaatgcGTAACTCAACATTTGCATGTAAGCCCAGCAAGACAGAAGAAGCACACTCACCTGTCTGTTTTGAGATGGCAGTGTGGCAGACTGCATGTGTCTCTGCATCCGATGTGGCTGCATCAGCTGTCggaactgctgctgcaggaactgGCTATTGTTAGCCTGCTGGGACTGCTGGGCGGCTGgagactgctgctgctgctgctggagataGTGAATGAGCGACTGCTGCCCTTGTCCTGCTGTCAGAGGTGACATCTTTTGAGTAGCTGACTCCGAGGCAAAGTGAGATAGTGGCTTGGTGTTGTTGAAAGAAAACTGGTCTTGGTTAACAGGGCTCTCATTCACCAGACCTGGCTGTAAGCTAGCAGATGGCTGTTGCATAATTATGTTCATATTTTTGGACTGGCTTGTAGTCATTGATTTAAAAAGTGAGTTCTGCATACTTGTGGGGTTGTTGTTGGGAGTGATATTAGAGATTAATGGACCTTGAGGACTGAAGGGCTGCTGATGCAGAGCAGGGCTTGACAGTTTCTCTGGCCTGTATGGTGGAGAAGGTCCAGTATTTGTGGGAGCCATGCTGGCAACCAAGTTGTTCTGCGGACTTTTAATATTGCTGGCTGGTAAGCTGGCTGCTGTCAGGGCAGGCAGCATGGAGCTCTGTGGGCTGAAGGGCTGCTGGTTCAGAGCTGGACTGGAAAGCTTCTCAGACCCGTAGGGAGGAGAGGGGCCATTGGAGGGGGTGCTGCTGGAAGTCATGCTTGAAAGCAGAGTGTTTTGAGGACTCTGAATGTTGTTTCCTGGTAAATTATTAGCAGGCATACCAGATACCATAACATTTTGAGGACTAAAAGGCTGATGGTGGGGGGATGATCCTGCCCTATAAGGAGGAGAGAGACCAGGAGGAGACATAGATGGCCAGCTAGGAGCCTGTACTTGTTGCTTTGTAGTAGACACCTGCTTGCTAGCTGCcagctgcttcagctgctgagcaTGCCAGTTGGAGCCAGGTATGGTGGGTAAGGGTACTGGAAGCATGGGTGGTGGCTGGTTcttgctctgagctgctgcagagatgggTGATGCAGCAGGTTTGTTTGAGGGAGGAACCTGGAAGTTAGCTCCAGCAGATGATGGCCTCATCTGAGGAGATCCTCCACTGGCTGGGTTGCAGCCTGGGGAAAAGTCTTTGTTAGCAACATGGTTCTCCAAGTGGGAAGTCTGCGGGGAGGACTTTGGAGTGCTACTTATGCTTGGTTGAGAATGACTCAGCCCAAGTGGCTCTTCAGCCTTGCTGCCCAGAATCTTCTCCAGATCCAGGTCATTGGGAGAAGGATCAGGCATCTTTGTCAGCTCTTCCAACAGATCTTGCAACTCCTGGTCCACAGACTGTAGGCTGTTTCCTTTCTCATCATAGTGGACAATGCTGTTACCTTGCCCTCCTACTGACCCCTTCTGATTTATTTCCGTGTTGGGTGGCACAGAAAATGGGGAGCCGATGCCACTACCATTCATGTGATTGTTTTCCAAGAGCACTGAATGACCTGTGACTGCCATGGAAGAAGTGCTGTGACTGGTGGAGAATGGAGTACTTTGCATTTCTGGACATGCCACATTGGGATTGGTACCTTGGCCCATGGAAAGGGTTACATCGTCGAGACAAAGTCTTTTACTGTCATTTGGGAAAATGACATCAGGCACACCACTGGAGGCAGGAGAGCTATCATCTTCCAGCTTTCTTTTAATGGATCCCTGtaactgggaaaataaaaatggaaaaaatggttACTGATCTTACTCTAACGTGCTCAAAAGCTCCAAACTGTAACACTGGGTTggagaaactgaaaattaaacCGCACAATTAAAAAACCAATCACGTGAGACAAATTCAATCAGGATTTAAGTGGGTGTGACTTCACTGAAATCAGATGAGTTACAGTCAGACAAAGGCTCGATCTCACATGCTGGCCTTAAGACAGGTGTTAAAGCTATAAAACACTGCCTGTCATCTGAACTGTAATAGaagtttttaaaatcatttctggTATCATCTCAATTAAGACAGTATACTCCCTGCATAACAAGCATGCCAGCATTTTCATGGTCTAGACAATGGCAGAAATGAATGAAACCCTGGATTGAATTTAGCCACCTCCTGCCAGTGACTCAGATTAAATTCAGACCTGAGACAACTAAGTTGTTTTACATTCTTTATTCTGAAACAACTGGCATGCTTTCtaaacaaactaaaacaaacaaacaaacaaaaagatctCAATTACCTGTCTAATCAGACTTTCAGCTTTCAAcctttttttaatcacagacagtttagattttctttacagtaaatAACAGCTAAAATCTtaacttttctttgttttcctaagTCTCTGGCAGTAAGGGCTTAATTCACATTAGGACACAACTTATTTgtaaaaactgaagtattttcaaaataccATGATGGAAATATCTTCAACTTTAAGAAATGGTGTAGTGGTAAATCCACAAgttttggaggaaaaataagCCAAGTTCATTTTGCttagaaagaaactgaaactaAAAATAATGTCTCTATCACAAACTCAGTGCAATATATTCATCTCCTCCAAATATAATCATCTGtggctttcatttttaacaattttGACCTGTATGTCATAGGATTAATCAAACATTAACATTGCTGCTTCAAGTTAAGGGAAATAAGCCTTCTGTTCTTGTGTAATAGTAGAGGGAGGTGGTATTTAAAAAAGTATCTTGTCAGCAATGGAGAAGCCATAGAAAGTCGCTGTTCCTCTAAGCCAGCTCACAGTAAAACCTCTCCCAGCCCTGAACTACCATTCAAAGCACTGCTAGCCACCTTgcaccaggaaaaaaatcctctctCCTTGTAATACCCACCCCAGCATTAAAAGAACCCCACCACGTATTGCCAGTGTAGTCATGTCTACTCTTAAAGCTGCGGTGGGTACGACTGGCTTCTGAATTTTGCACTAAATATTACATCTCACCTGTGTCTAAGTTCACTACACAAACAGCTGCTTTGGTGCTCAATGCAGCTACTGTCACAGATTGATCATCACAGGGCATGCAAGGCTGTAGGTGGCAATATGGGCACATGGTGCAGCTTCTGCAATGTACAAATGGCCAATGGCCACCCTGAAATTCAGCCCATCTTCCATGGGTTCAAGTAACTGACTACAAACTGGGGCTGTTCTGAGCTGGGAACTCGGGGCAGTTCCCCAGCGGCTTGCTGAACACACATGAGTGCTGTCACACCATTTGTTTCTGAATTGGTGGGCAGAGAGAAGATTGTAAGTTTGGGCCAGCATGTGATCAGGCTACACAGATACTTTCCTACGTGTTAACACCCAACTTATACTGGTATTTGGAGGTGAGTGAGAGGATGCAAGTTAGCTGTACATGAGGAACAGGGTGCTGGCAGATGGAAATACAGGTTTGTATGCTATGGTGAGCGGCTGCTCAGGCTTTGGGAGAAATTCACCTACCACACAGCAGTTCTGAATGGTATTGTGGCAAAGCGACCTTTTTGCATGGACATTTTTCACCTGCCCTCTAAGGAAGCTATTCCTTACTAGAGCAATCAAAAAAATCACTGCTCCTTCTGTGGCCTCCAGTTGCACTGCTTTACCCTAAGCTGCCCCCAGAAACCACGAGTGAGTTGGATCCAGCCCGGAACGGGGAGTGCTGCTTTCAGTGTCCTGCATGCTGGTGGCCCAGCAGCCCTCTTCAGTCAGCTGTGCCATGCGTGGTTTGACCCTGACTGCAAGACTGCAAGAGACTGTCCTGACATCGCATCGAGATGGCTGAAGCACCAGGGACTGGATTATTTCTCTGGGCTGATGAGGCCAAAATTTGCACAGCTTCAGGAAATGGAACAAGGCCTAAATCTTCTCCCAAGTGTTAGTCTAATGATGGatgaaattgttttccttcattttctttgacaAAACTAAGCCAGAGGTACATGTTTCAACAGATGCTGCCCTGTGTAGGCTGAAACACGTTGGTGGAGCATAACTACATATATTTAAACGCAGACATGTATAGGGAATCTTTACACAGGCTTCACACATCCAAAATAAACACCGCACGTTCCCAAGTTGCACACTGGGAACTTTGCAGCAGGCGGTGCTGGGGGATCTCCCACACTTGGCCAGCTGACATGCTGGCATGTACATCCCTGCCAAAGGACATTCCTGCGCTCTGAGCTACTGGGGAGAAAATTGGGCTTTCTAAACACTTAAAAAGTATTGTCTAACTGTTGCACAGGGGAGTAATGTGAAAGCCTATTTCCCCAAGACTATAACTATAGGTAAAATAAAGCCACGGTGTTCAGAAGCACAGGCATTCCAAAAGTGGGACAGGACTTTTAAGTAAGCTAGATTGGAAAAGAGGTGTGGTGATGTTAGCTGAGTGTTAAGTTCTCTTGAAAAGCAAGATTCCTTTTTCCCAGGTGAATATTTGCACGAAAACCATGAAGTCCAGAAGACCATTTGCCTCCATTGTTGGCAGGTACAACTCTACAAAATGTCACAGTATTGTATTTGGTTAAGATGCATTTGTCTACAGCTACAAGTTTGAGAAAGATACCATTCTTAAAGTGGACTGAACAAATTACAGAGTAATTTTGGGTGTAAGGGATGACAGAGTAtcatctgctttctgcttcaAGTGgatcacaaatgaaaaaactAGACAACAGTGTTTCACTAGGCACTTAATATGAAGTATTAGGGACAAACAATTCTCTCCTCGGCTGGACAGGCTAGCTGAAATATTCCTCAGTCAGACAAAGTGACTGTTCCTCCCACACTGTACACTGCACTGATGTGGTCTCTGATGGAGCCAGCACCAGCACATTTCCCCAGCTCCGTCTGAACTGCACACTTCCCTTGTTTGGCCCTGGATtcccacagcagggagctgatTTATACCCAttctttatctcttttttttttagagggTTTATGCTCTTTgacaaaatacagcagaaatgagGAGAGAATCAGAATAtgctctttccctttctctgttgCCTGTATGTTGGGCAGCCTCCTTCCAAACTGAGCACTGGTAAGAGAATATAAATACGATATAAACACATAACACACGCTCTTAAGCTGGCTGGGAGCTGTACAGCCACACATGGGAAAACCCCATTCGCATCTGCAAACTAAGACTGGGCAGATAAGAGACAAACTTTACGACCTTGTCAAAATCCATTGCAGTACATTAGCATGCAGGTGCTAGCTTCTTTTGGGGAATACTTAGGAAACAAAGGCAAGCCCTCTGATGCAGGGAACATCTGATTGGTTTGCTTGTAGAAGTGAGCGTGCAGTGGTCCCGGCCCTGCTATGCTTTCAGAATGAACAGGCGTGCTTCTGGGAAAGGCCCAAGTTCCAGTCGAGTCACACTGCTGGTTCCTAATAGTAGTGTAAcaagaataaataataactgTTTACACTGCTCCTTCCCCGGCAGCTCCACAGCTGTGGTTGCAAACATCTCATTTGTCACACACCAGctctgcacagggcagcagtCCCCACACGTGGACAGCATGCTCCGTGGGCACTGTGCTGTGAGGGAGGGCTgggggctgagggctgcaggctgggccCCACCACTGCTCCTTCCGCCTGCTGCTCCCCaagcacaggcagcagtgctggcctCTACAGGCCTACTACTTCTCAGCAATGGCTGCAAGTGATGAGAGCTGGAGCAGAGAGATCAAATTGTCAATAGATGCACACTGTGGTGGTGCCATCGGATTTTAATAACACACCGTGCGAGCTTCTCCAGTCTGGCCCGCTGCCTTGCCATCACTGCAAGTTCTTCCTTTAACTCAAGAACTCTTTGGTTACCACATCAGCCTGATGACCCAGCCAGCCCCAtggccctgctgccagcccacaCTTGCTCTGCTCTGTCCCTTGGGCCTTTGCTTGCACCCTGGCTGGCAGGGAGGAACCCCCACCACCCACCGGGAGGATCTGTGCAGCTTTCATCCCCCTTCCACCAAATATAAGCTGAACGTAACAGAAGATTTCTATTTAGGACAGcgtaaagcagaaataaaagaagaaaaatgtttggtgaggtatttctgtgcttctctctGGCTTCTGCAGCCTGTCAGAGATTCAAGCCTTGATTTAGAGCAACCGCAGGGTGCTGATTATTGATCTGCAGCCACCTCACCCCACTCATTGCCACTGAGTGATCCAAACTACAGCAGTGATTCCCACACCCACAAGCATTTTCGTGCAAGAACCAAGCCCTACGAGACACTGCCATTTTGAAACCACCTCTATAGAGCCCGTGAAGTGTTCTCCTCCGGCATCCTGTCCAGCTCCTCTGACTCCCTGCAGCCGTCATTGCTGGCAACCCTCTTGACTTAAGAGTGTGAAATATATCAATCTGGGACCTCCAGAATGGGAGTCAGATAACCTTCTTTCTCCAGGAGTCACAAGACCCTTGTAACTCTTGGGAAAACCCAGGTGTTGGCTCTACTATTGGTttgattaaagaaaagagaaatgatagtaggaggagaaggagcagaTGGGGAATATTTCAGTCATCGGTACTTGCTAGTGTTCTCTGGCAGTCTTTATCAAAGCTTTTCAGAGCAAGACCCTGGTGCCTCAGAAACCTGGGGAATCAAGGTCACCAAGAGTGAAGGTTAGATAAAGTATTGtgaaaaaaagagcacagtTAATTTTCTGTGGAAAGGCTGAATAATGCAGCAGCCTGAGAAGAGTGGAAGAGCTTTGCGTTAGCACATCAGCCTGCAAATTCCAGTATTCCCTTGAGACTCCATGGGTCTCAACTCTCCTGTTTTTCAGGATCTgttgcagattgttttttccctctgcatAGTTCAAAATCTGAGCTTTGCTCAACTGAGCTGACCAGAGAACCTTTCACTCTTTGTCTCTTTCAAACACTCGACACTGCCAAAACTGGAAGCATGTATTTGCCAGAGGCAAACTGTTTGCAGCATTCAGCCATCAAGACTTCAGTCTCTGTGGCTTCAACAAGCTTCAGAGAGAGCTATCTGCCCATCAGCCCAAAATGTTTCTATCTGTTCTGACAAAAACAGTCAtgtaatgaaaaaatgaaactggcaattttccatataaaacaagaaaatgtcacaatttttttttctcctgtgccTGAATACACAATTTGAAAGATTTGTGCTCTATATTGCTTGCTTCTTTGCAATCTATATAGATTCCAATGACCTGCTAATTTTTGAGGACAGATCATGAAAAAAAGGTGAGAATTCTAGTGTTTGAAGGCTGCAAAGTGTATCTGATATAACATTACCTCTTAAATGGCAGCAGTTACTTGCAGCACTTCTTGAACTATCAGACATGATGTTTTCAGTAGCAGGTTGGCTTGCAGATGAGCAACAAAACCCAAATGCTTGTGGGCAAAGATCCCATTTAGCGACAGCAGAACCTGCCTCTGCATTAAGTGCATTTAGCTCATCTGCAGTTTCTCATTTGTGCAAGCTAGCTGCCATTTGATAACAGAAGCTCGCATTACATATCTGAATCCaaaaagaaatgcctcctgCTGAGGCATACAGTGAGTAGCTGAAGCAGTCCATGACTACCAGGAACAAGAAGTATGCTTTCACATCCCAGGCTACAAGGAGAACTCAAGGGGACTCAAGCAATTGAAACTACCAATCACTTGCCCCATGCTAAGATTAAACATAAACTAAGACCTCATTTTTCCTGCCGCTTTAGACTGGTTGACCCTTCTGATTTCAAGTGATTTGAGCATGGGTGGACTTAAAGCTGTCATTTCACATTGTCAAGGAAGAGATCAGAATGCGATTTCAAGCTGCCAAAGAAGTGTTTCACTAAGCTTAAAAGTACTAATATCCCAACTCCTCAGTTAAGGAGTATGAGATAAAGGCCTTTTTTTGGGTCTGTGTGGTATTTGCAGGCTGGAAAGGTGGCAGATCCATTCCCATTCGAGCTGTGGTAGTGGAGAAAGGGTTATGaacagggaaaataaacagGGCAGGATTTCCTTCTATTCATCATTCTCG from Meleagris gallopavo isolate NT-WF06-2002-E0010 breed Aviagen turkey brand Nicholas breeding stock chromosome 9, Turkey_5.1, whole genome shotgun sequence includes:
- the LOC104912228 gene encoding mastermind-like domain-containing protein 1; the encoded protein is PFFPFLFSQLQGSIKRKLEDDSSPASSGVPDVIFPNDSKRLCLDDVTLSMGQGTNPNVACPEMQSTPFSTSHSTSSMAVTGHSVLLENNHMNGSGIGSPFSVPPNTEINQKGSVGGQGNSIVHYDEKGNSLQSVDQELQDLLEELTKMPDPSPNDLDLEKILGSKAEEPLGLSHSQPSISSTPKSSPQTSHLENHVANKDFSPGCNPASGGSPQMRPSSAGANFQVPPSNKPAASPISAAAQSKNQPPPMLPVPLPTIPGSNWHAQQLKQLAASKQVSTTKQQVQAPSWPSMSPPGLSPPYRAGSSPHHQPFSPQNVMVSGMPANNLPGNNIQSPQNTLLSSMTSSSTPSNGPSPPYGSEKLSSPALNQQPFSPQSSMLPALTAASLPASNIKSPQNNLVASMAPTNTGPSPPYRPEKLSSPALHQQPFSPQGPLISNITPNNNPTSMQNSLFKSMTTSQSKNMNIIMQQPSASLQPGLVNESPVNQDQFSFNNTKPLSHFASESATQKMSPLTAGQGQQSLIHYLQQQQQQSPAAQQSQQANNSQFLQQQFRQLMQPHRMQRHMQSATLPSQNRQPH